AAACAGGGTTTGGAACGATGACGAAAGCGAAATTTGAGCGGAATAAGCCGCATTGTAACATAGGAACGATTGGTCACGTTGATCATGGGAAGACATCATTGACAGCCGCGATAACGAAGATATTGGCAGAGAAGGGTCAAGCGA
The Alphaproteobacteria bacterium genome window above contains:
- the tuf gene encoding elongation factor Tu (EF-Tu; promotes GTP-dependent binding of aminoacyl-tRNA to the A-site of ribosomes during protein biosynthesis; when the tRNA anticodon matches the mRNA codon, GTP hydrolysis results; the inactive EF-Tu-GDP leaves the ribosome and release of GDP is promoted by elongation factor Ts; many prokaryotes have two copies of the gene encoding EF-Tu), encoding MTKAKFERNKPHCNIGTIGHVDHGKTSLTAAITKILAEKGQA